The following coding sequences lie in one Xanthomonas hyacinthi genomic window:
- a CDS encoding class I SAM-dependent methyltransferase has protein sequence MPALQDAPLDTLFLPFAQGALRWPAGKVLFLRARDGWALRQHAQPAQLVCEQGYRPFAAALQQGGWQVRAEDADDHDDTGGYALVLVLPPRQRDEARALLARALALAAPGGVVVACQSNNEGARSGEDDLQQLAGLGGKLTKHHCRVYWTAPLHGGHDAALQRRWAILDAPQPILDGRFRSRPGVFAWDRIDPASALLAEHLPADLAGRGADLGAGYGYLSAELLARCPSIAALDLFEADARALALARLNLAQAPAAVAMGYHWHDVTAGLPAQYDVIVSNPPFHAPGRMERPDIGRRFIAVAAQALKPGGKLYLVANRHLPYEAVLDASFGDTSVLASRDGFKLILAVRARATVRR, from the coding sequence ATGCCGGCTCTGCAAGACGCTCCCCTCGACACCCTGTTCCTGCCCTTCGCCCAGGGCGCGCTGCGCTGGCCGGCCGGCAAGGTGCTGTTCCTGCGCGCCCGCGACGGCTGGGCGCTGCGCCAGCACGCGCAGCCGGCGCAACTGGTCTGCGAGCAGGGCTACCGCCCATTCGCCGCCGCCCTGCAGCAGGGCGGCTGGCAGGTCCGCGCCGAGGATGCCGACGACCACGACGATACCGGCGGCTATGCGCTGGTGCTGGTGCTGCCGCCGCGCCAGCGCGACGAGGCGCGGGCGCTGCTGGCGCGCGCGCTGGCGCTGGCCGCACCGGGCGGGGTGGTGGTGGCCTGCCAGTCCAACAACGAAGGCGCCCGCTCCGGCGAGGACGACCTGCAGCAGCTGGCCGGCCTGGGCGGCAAGCTGACCAAGCACCACTGCCGCGTGTACTGGACCGCGCCGCTGCATGGCGGCCACGACGCCGCGCTGCAGCGGCGCTGGGCGATATTGGACGCGCCGCAGCCGATCCTGGACGGGCGCTTCCGCAGCCGGCCCGGCGTGTTCGCCTGGGACCGCATCGATCCGGCCTCGGCGCTGCTGGCCGAGCACCTGCCGGCCGACCTGGCCGGCCGCGGTGCCGATCTCGGCGCCGGCTACGGCTATCTGTCGGCGGAACTGCTGGCGCGTTGCCCGAGCATCGCCGCGCTGGATCTGTTCGAGGCCGACGCGCGCGCGCTGGCGCTGGCGCGGCTGAACCTGGCGCAGGCGCCGGCCGCGGTGGCGATGGGCTACCACTGGCACGACGTGACCGCGGGGCTGCCGGCGCAGTACGACGTCATCGTCAGCAATCCGCCGTTCCACGCGCCCGGGCGGATGGAGCGCCCGGACATCGGCCGCCGCTTCATCGCCGTCGCCGCACAGGCGCTCAAGCCCGGCGGCAAGCTGTATCTGGTCGCCAACCGGCATCTGCCCTACGAGGCGGTGCTCGACGCCAGCTTCGGCGACACCTCGGTGCTCGCCAGCCGCGACGGCTTCAAGCTGATCCTGGCGGTACGCGCGCGCGCCAC
- a CDS encoding DUF3247 family protein, which produces MTKYADAVHTDPDAIAALQAWLPHLPELAQVSLLLDDGSRVSGTVSIRPTLQTFRDRQEREGINGRVRLDDLLQPAQQHYIWLDRIREVQPLLPTG; this is translated from the coding sequence ATGACCAAGTACGCCGATGCAGTGCATACCGATCCCGACGCCATCGCCGCGCTGCAGGCATGGCTGCCGCACTTGCCGGAGCTGGCGCAGGTGTCGCTGCTGCTGGACGACGGCAGCCGGGTCAGCGGCACGGTCTCGATCCGGCCCACCTTGCAGACGTTTCGCGATCGCCAGGAGCGCGAGGGCATCAACGGCAGGGTACGGCTGGACGATCTGCTGCAGCCCGCGCAGCAGCACTACATCTGGCTGGATCGGATCCGCGAGGTCCAGCCGTTGCTGCCGACCGGGTGA
- a CDS encoding D-amino acid dehydrogenase: MRVLVLGSGVIGTATAWYLARSGCEVTVVDRQPAAGLETSYANAGQVSPGYASPWAAPGVPLKALKWLFQRHAPLAITPTGDIRQYLWLAQMLRNCTAERYAINKARMVRLSEYSRDCLDQLRADTGIAYEGRQLGTTQLFRTQAQLDGAAKDIEVLREYGVPYELLDRAGIARIEPALASAPAPLVGALRLPNDQTGDCRLFTQRLAALAAAAGVQFRYGETIDGLHADGDRLDGARIGGQVERADRYVVALGSYSPQLLAPLGIRLPVYPLKGYSLTLPIRDAALAPMSTILDETYKVAITRFDQRIRVGGMAELAGFDLSLPARRRATLENVVNDLYPRGGDLARAAFWTGLRPATPDGTPVVGATGYRNLFLNTGHGTLGWTMACGSGRYLADLIASRQPQISGEGLDIFRYSSGAPAPVAEASSCAQPVR; this comes from the coding sequence ATGCGGGTTCTGGTTCTCGGCAGCGGTGTGATCGGCACGGCCACGGCGTGGTATCTGGCGCGCAGCGGCTGCGAGGTGACGGTGGTCGATCGCCAGCCCGCGGCCGGGCTGGAGACCAGCTATGCCAACGCCGGCCAGGTGTCGCCGGGCTACGCCTCGCCGTGGGCGGCGCCCGGGGTGCCGCTGAAGGCGTTGAAATGGCTGTTCCAGCGCCACGCGCCGCTGGCCATCACCCCGACCGGCGACATCCGCCAGTACCTGTGGCTGGCGCAGATGCTGCGCAATTGCACCGCCGAACGCTACGCGATCAACAAGGCGCGCATGGTGCGGCTGTCCGAATACAGCCGCGACTGCCTGGACCAGCTGCGCGCCGACACCGGCATCGCATACGAAGGCCGCCAGCTCGGCACCACCCAGCTGTTCCGCACCCAGGCGCAGCTGGACGGCGCGGCCAAGGACATCGAGGTGCTGCGCGAATACGGCGTGCCCTACGAACTGCTCGACCGCGCCGGCATCGCCCGCATCGAGCCGGCACTGGCCAGCGCCCCGGCCCCCCTGGTCGGCGCGCTGCGCCTGCCCAACGACCAGACCGGCGACTGCCGCCTGTTCACCCAGCGCCTGGCCGCGCTGGCCGCCGCGGCCGGCGTGCAGTTCCGCTATGGCGAGACCATCGACGGCCTGCACGCCGATGGCGACCGCCTCGACGGCGCGCGCATCGGCGGCCAAGTCGAGCGCGCCGACCGCTACGTGGTCGCCCTGGGCAGTTATTCTCCGCAGCTGCTTGCGCCGCTGGGCATCCGCCTGCCGGTGTATCCGTTGAAGGGCTATTCGCTGACGTTGCCGATCCGCGACGCGGCGCTGGCCCCGATGTCCACGATCCTCGACGAAACCTACAAAGTGGCGATCACCCGCTTCGACCAGCGCATCCGCGTCGGCGGCATGGCTGAACTGGCCGGCTTCGACCTGTCGCTGCCGGCGCGGCGCCGCGCCACCCTGGAAAACGTAGTGAACGACCTGTACCCGCGCGGCGGCGACCTGGCCCGCGCCGCATTCTGGACCGGGCTGCGCCCGGCCACCCCCGACGGCACCCCGGTGGTCGGCGCCACCGGCTACCGCAACCTGTTCCTCAACACCGGCCACGGCACGCTCGGCTGGACCATGGCCTGCGGTTCCGGCCGCTACCTGGCCGACCTGATCGCCTCGCGGCAGCCGCAGATCAGCGGCGAGGGCCTGGACATCTTCCGTTATTCGAGCGGCGCCCCGGCGCCCGTCGCCGAGGCAAGTTCGTGCGCCCAGCCCGTGCGTTGA
- the alr gene encoding alanine racemase gives MRPARALIDLQALRHNYRLARQLGGGKALAVVKADAYGHGAVACARALEAEADGFAVACIEEALELRQAGIAAPILLLEGFFDADELALIAAHGLWCAVASPWQVEAIAAYAAPQPLCLWLKLDSGMHRLGLAPDEFRAAHARLSALPQVERLVLMSHFARADELDSARTLEQAEVFRQASAGLAGETSLCNSPGLLGWPQLHSDWGRPGLMLYGADPFAAGAALPGELRPVMTLQSKVIAVRELAAGEPVGYGARFVAPRPTRVGVVAIGYADGYPQFAPNGTPVLIDGAPGALIGRVSMDMLTVDLTEHPQAGRGSEVQLWGAQPRIDILAARCGSSAYRLLCGLKRAPRQYRGG, from the coding sequence GTGCGCCCAGCCCGTGCGTTGATCGATCTCCAGGCGCTGCGCCACAACTACCGCCTGGCCCGGCAACTGGGCGGCGGCAAGGCGCTGGCGGTGGTCAAGGCCGATGCCTACGGGCACGGCGCGGTGGCCTGCGCGCGCGCGCTGGAAGCGGAGGCCGACGGCTTCGCGGTGGCCTGCATCGAGGAGGCGCTGGAACTGCGCCAGGCCGGCATCGCCGCGCCGATCCTGCTGCTGGAAGGCTTCTTCGACGCCGACGAACTGGCGCTGATCGCCGCGCACGGCTTGTGGTGCGCGGTGGCCTCGCCGTGGCAGGTGGAGGCGATCGCCGCCTACGCCGCGCCGCAGCCGCTGTGCCTGTGGCTGAAGCTGGACAGCGGCATGCACCGGCTGGGCCTGGCGCCGGACGAATTCCGCGCCGCGCACGCGCGGCTGAGCGCGCTGCCGCAGGTCGAGCGGCTGGTGCTGATGAGCCATTTCGCGCGCGCCGACGAACTGGACAGCGCGCGCACCCTGGAGCAGGCCGAGGTGTTCCGCCAGGCCAGCGCCGGCCTGGCCGGGGAGACCAGTCTGTGCAATTCGCCGGGGCTGCTGGGCTGGCCGCAGCTGCACAGCGACTGGGGCCGCCCCGGGCTGATGCTGTACGGCGCCGACCCGTTCGCCGCCGGCGCCGCGCTGCCGGGCGAGCTGCGCCCGGTGATGACCCTGCAGTCCAAGGTCATCGCGGTGCGCGAACTGGCCGCCGGCGAGCCGGTCGGCTACGGCGCGCGCTTCGTCGCGCCGCGGCCGACCCGGGTCGGCGTGGTGGCGATCGGCTACGCCGACGGCTATCCGCAGTTCGCGCCGAACGGCACCCCGGTGCTGATCGACGGCGCGCCCGGCGCGCTGATCGGGCGGGTCTCGATGGACATGCTGACCGTGGACCTGACCGAGCATCCGCAGGCCGGACGCGGCAGCGAGGTGCAGCTGTGGGGCGCGCAGCCGCGCATCGACATCCTGGCCGCGCGCTGCGGCTCCAGCGCCTATCGCCTGCTGTGCGGACTCAAGCGCGCGCCGCGGCAGTACCGGGGCGGCTGA
- the motB gene encoding flagellar motor protein MotB, whose amino-acid sequence MPETKATVVIRRVKKVQGGGHHGGAWKVAFADFVTAMMAFFLVLWLVAATTKEQRVAISEYFRNPSPLQGKSPAPSPGMAGPGGASTSMIKLGGTADMQRGDNKDPFGSKSLNGDTESKTAQREKEKQRLETLMRDLKEAIDKSQALEPFKDQLLLDLTPDGLRIQIVDKENRPMFDIGSAVLKPYTRDILRELSGFINEVPNRISISGHTDVTQYSGKSGYSNWELSADRANAARRELVTGGMSEDKVSRVVGLSSSILFDRQNPDNPINRRISIVVMTKDAEDAALAGSEHAVALGKPQSDADTKLPDLSAAATAAPTPLPAAATLPAPATPAAAPAASTASPATVTIAPPHTTSPEVAADAARAAIRAVNSVPGGKPRSSTAPAPAPAPVTAAAESPARR is encoded by the coding sequence ATGCCCGAGACCAAAGCCACCGTCGTCATCCGCCGGGTCAAGAAGGTCCAGGGCGGCGGCCATCATGGCGGCGCCTGGAAGGTGGCCTTCGCCGACTTCGTGACCGCGATGATGGCCTTCTTCCTGGTGCTGTGGCTGGTCGCGGCGACCACCAAGGAACAGCGCGTGGCGATTTCCGAATACTTCCGCAATCCCAGCCCGCTGCAAGGCAAGAGCCCGGCGCCGAGTCCCGGCATGGCCGGCCCCGGCGGCGCCAGCACCTCGATGATCAAGCTCGGCGGCACGGCGGACATGCAGCGCGGCGACAACAAGGATCCGTTCGGCAGCAAGAGCCTGAACGGCGACACGGAAAGCAAGACGGCGCAGCGCGAGAAGGAAAAGCAGCGCCTGGAAACGCTGATGCGGGATCTGAAGGAAGCGATCGACAAGAGCCAGGCGCTGGAGCCGTTCAAGGACCAGCTGCTGCTGGACCTGACCCCGGACGGCCTGCGCATCCAGATCGTGGACAAGGAGAACCGGCCGATGTTCGACATCGGCAGCGCGGTGCTCAAGCCCTACACCCGCGACATCCTGCGCGAGCTGTCCGGCTTCATCAACGAAGTGCCCAACCGCATCAGCATCAGCGGCCACACCGACGTCACCCAATACAGCGGCAAGAGCGGCTACAGCAACTGGGAGCTGAGCGCGGACCGCGCCAATGCGGCGCGGCGCGAGCTGGTGACAGGCGGCATGAGCGAGGACAAGGTCTCGCGCGTGGTCGGCCTGTCCTCCTCGATCCTGTTCGACAGGCAGAACCCGGACAACCCGATCAACCGCCGCATCAGCATTGTGGTGATGACCAAGGACGCCGAGGACGCGGCGCTGGCCGGCAGCGAGCATGCGGTGGCGCTGGGCAAGCCGCAGAGCGATGCCGACACCAAGCTGCCGGACCTGAGCGCGGCAGCGACCGCCGCGCCGACGCCGTTGCCCGCAGCGGCGACGCTCCCGGCCCCGGCAACGCCTGCCGCTGCCCCGGCGGCAAGCACCGCCAGCCCGGCAACGGTGACGATCGCGCCGCCGCACACCACCTCGCCGGAGGTCGCCGCCGACGCCGCCCGCGCAGCGATCCGCGCGGTCAACAGCGTCCCCGGCGGCAAGCCGCGCAGCAGCACTGCGCCAGCGCCAGCGCCGGCCCCGGTAACGGCCGCCGCCGAAAGCCCGGCGCGGCGCTAA
- the motA gene encoding flagellar motor stator protein MotA → MLIIVGFLIVIISVVGGYVLSHGKLGALWQPYELMIIGGAALGAFLVSTPAKIVKATFVDILGAFKGPKYKSDDYRATLTLLYELLNKARRDGFMALEDHVEKPAESAIFGNYPKVLADHHLLDFITDCLRLMIGSNIEPHELEPLLELELEKHHHEAMAPAHALSKVSDGLPGFGIVAAVLGIVITMGSIGGPIEEIGKHVGAALVGTFLGILLAYGFVAPLAAAMEARAEQDSRIFESVKTALLACLRGYNPKIALEFARKTLPSNVRPSFSDFETHLKTIK, encoded by the coding sequence ATGCTCATCATTGTCGGCTTCCTCATCGTCATCATCAGTGTCGTCGGCGGCTATGTGCTGTCGCACGGCAAGCTTGGCGCGCTGTGGCAGCCCTACGAATTGATGATCATCGGCGGCGCGGCGCTGGGCGCGTTCCTGGTCAGCACCCCCGCCAAGATCGTCAAGGCGACCTTCGTCGACATCCTCGGCGCGTTCAAGGGTCCCAAGTACAAGTCCGACGACTACCGGGCCACGCTGACCCTGCTCTACGAGCTGTTGAACAAGGCGCGGCGCGATGGCTTCATGGCCCTGGAAGACCATGTCGAAAAGCCGGCCGAGAGCGCGATCTTCGGCAACTATCCGAAGGTGCTGGCCGACCACCATCTGCTCGACTTCATCACCGACTGCCTGCGCCTGATGATCGGCAGCAACATCGAGCCGCACGAGCTGGAGCCGCTGCTGGAGCTGGAGCTGGAAAAGCATCACCACGAGGCGATGGCGCCGGCGCACGCGTTGAGCAAGGTCTCCGATGGCCTGCCCGGCTTCGGCATCGTCGCCGCGGTGCTGGGCATCGTCATCACCATGGGCTCGATCGGCGGCCCGATCGAGGAGATCGGCAAACACGTCGGCGCCGCGCTGGTCGGCACCTTCCTCGGCATCCTGCTGGCCTACGGCTTCGTCGCGCCGCTGGCGGCGGCGATGGAAGCGCGCGCCGAGCAGGACAGCCGCATCTTCGAATCGGTGAAGACCGCGCTGCTGGCCTGTCTGCGCGGCTACAACCCGAAGATCGCGCTGGAATTCGCGCGCAAGACCCTGCCGAGCAACGTGCGGCCGAGCTTCTCGGACTTCGAGACGCACCTGAAGACGATCAAGTAG
- a CDS encoding DUF3016 domain-containing protein: MKIRYAWTALALACLLAGGASAATRNVTDPQAVRSTEGDSPVQVRWTDPAAFSELRYSRNRWEAQRGDWVRQLADYLQQRAGKQLAPGRRLQVELTDIRRAGDYEPWHGPQWNDVRVMRDIYPPRISLNFTLYAADGQVLEQGARKLLDSSYLMNSSIGLNTDPLRYEKRLLDDWLRRQFRDQAAVAER; encoded by the coding sequence ATGAAGATCCGATATGCCTGGACGGCGCTGGCCCTGGCCTGCCTGCTGGCGGGCGGCGCCTCCGCCGCGACCCGCAACGTCACCGATCCGCAGGCCGTGCGCAGCACCGAGGGCGACAGCCCGGTGCAGGTGCGCTGGACCGACCCCGCCGCCTTCAGCGAACTGCGCTACAGCCGCAACCGCTGGGAAGCGCAGCGCGGCGACTGGGTGCGGCAACTGGCCGACTACCTGCAGCAGCGCGCCGGCAAGCAGCTGGCGCCCGGCCGGCGGCTGCAGGTCGAGCTGACCGACATCAGGCGCGCCGGCGACTACGAGCCCTGGCACGGCCCGCAATGGAACGACGTGCGGGTCATGCGCGACATCTACCCGCCGCGCATCAGCTTGAACTTCACCCTGTACGCCGCCGACGGACAGGTGCTGGAGCAGGGCGCGCGCAAGCTGCTCGACAGCAGCTACCTGATGAACAGCTCGATCGGCCTGAACACCGATCCGCTGCGCTACGAGAAGCGGCTGCTCGACGACTGGCTGCGCCGCCAGTTCCGCGACCAGGCGGCGGTGGCCGAGCGCTGA
- a CDS encoding PQQ-dependent sugar dehydrogenase, with product MMQLPSSPARWALCFLSAAALSACGDTARHSIEDGMGPDPVLPDPVKRMIPTVKVAEVKRWAEGAAPVPAAGLAVQAFARDLDHPRWLYVLPNGDVLVAETAAPPAPEKESSGLRDKIQGAMMAKAGSTVPSANRITLLRDADGDGVAEVRTQFLKGLYSPFGIALVGDRLYVANADALVSFPYKAGDTQISAAPRFVANLPGGINHHWTKSLVASRDGNKLYVGVGSNSNVAENGMDAELNRAAILEVDAHSGATRVFASGLRNPVGLAWQPGADTLWVVVNERDEIGSDLVPDYLTSVREGGFYGWPYSYYGQHVDERVQPQNAEMVASAIKPDYALGAHTASLGLSFYEGALLPQAYRGGAFIGQHGSWNRDPPSGYKVIYVPFANGKPSGKAQDVLTGFLDAEGKAQGRPVGVAVDKPGALLVADDVGNVIWRVTPKAGP from the coding sequence ATGATGCAACTTCCCTCGTCCCCTGCCCGTTGGGCACTGTGTTTCCTGTCCGCTGCCGCGTTGAGTGCCTGTGGCGATACCGCCAGGCATTCCATCGAGGACGGGATGGGGCCCGATCCGGTGCTGCCCGACCCGGTCAAGCGCATGATCCCCACGGTCAAGGTCGCCGAGGTCAAGCGCTGGGCCGAAGGCGCCGCGCCGGTGCCGGCCGCCGGCCTGGCGGTGCAGGCCTTCGCCCGCGACCTGGACCATCCGCGCTGGCTGTACGTGCTGCCCAACGGCGACGTGCTGGTGGCCGAGACCGCCGCGCCGCCGGCGCCGGAAAAGGAAAGCAGCGGCCTGCGCGACAAGATCCAGGGTGCGATGATGGCCAAGGCCGGCTCGACCGTGCCCAGCGCCAACCGCATCACCTTGCTGCGCGACGCCGATGGCGACGGCGTGGCCGAGGTACGCACGCAATTCCTCAAGGGCCTGTATTCGCCGTTCGGCATCGCCCTGGTCGGCGACCGCCTGTACGTCGCCAATGCCGATGCGCTGGTCAGTTTCCCGTACAAGGCCGGCGATACCCAGATCAGCGCCGCGCCGCGCTTCGTCGCCAACCTGCCCGGCGGCATCAACCATCACTGGACCAAGAGTCTTGTGGCCAGCCGCGACGGCAACAAGCTCTACGTCGGCGTCGGTTCCAACAGCAACGTCGCCGAAAACGGCATGGACGCCGAACTCAACCGGGCCGCGATCCTGGAAGTGGACGCGCACAGCGGCGCCACCCGGGTGTTCGCCAGCGGCCTGCGCAACCCGGTGGGCCTGGCCTGGCAGCCGGGCGCCGACACGCTGTGGGTGGTGGTCAACGAGCGCGACGAGATCGGCAGCGATCTGGTGCCCGATTACCTGACCTCGGTGCGCGAAGGCGGTTTCTACGGCTGGCCGTACAGCTACTACGGCCAGCACGTGGACGAACGCGTGCAGCCGCAGAACGCGGAGATGGTGGCCAGTGCGATCAAGCCCGATTACGCGCTGGGCGCGCATACCGCCTCGCTGGGGCTGAGCTTCTACGAAGGCGCGCTGCTGCCGCAGGCGTACCGCGGCGGCGCCTTCATCGGCCAGCACGGCTCCTGGAACCGCGATCCGCCGTCCGGCTACAAGGTGATCTATGTGCCCTTCGCCAACGGCAAGCCCAGCGGCAAGGCGCAGGACGTGCTGACCGGCTTCCTCGACGCCGAAGGCAAGGCCCAGGGCCGCCCGGTCGGCGTGGCGGTGGACAAGCCTGGCGCGCTGCTGGTGGCCGACGATGTCGGCAACGTGATCTGGCGGGTGACGCCGAAGGCCGGGCCGTAG
- a CDS encoding PAS domain-containing hybrid sensor histidine kinase/response regulator, with the protein MHVSTESSSTSRTQASDLHYREIFDKIDSGFCVVQVLFDEARRAVDYVFLEVNPAFERETGMHEVIGRRMRELSPTLEEHWFRVYGEVALSGRSAKFENSASALGRWWAVDAFRIGAPDRHLVAVQFLDITERKRVERDLAESEARFSALAEGLPMPVWVLDASGQLRFTNTAYAEFFGIDLQADDVWPGWGDVLHPEDAGVFAFELRSALDEQRNLRALVRARRHDGEWRWIEMTAVPRYSAEGEFIGLAGSSPDVTERRDIELAREQLLESERSARNAAESMARLKDEFLATLSHELRTPLTTILGWSDLLLQRLPPGDPSSKGLSVIASSARAQQRLISDMLDLSSMLLGKVQLEVEALDLTEQVREALRAQEPVAEGKDQALTLREPAQPCLVLGDATRLQQVFWNLLSNAIKFTPAHGRIELAIDVDADGEHATVAVRDSGDGIAPEFLPHLFGRFRQADGTTTRLHGGLGLGLAIVQQLVEMHGGQVSAASDGRGCGAVFSVRLPLHRDQPGRRPLREVRAFAMAEQVVEAYALKGMRLLAVEDQPDMLDYLRRLLEEQGADVVAAGSASEALALLDGGGHSRFDVMVTDIGMPGMDGYGLIRTIRDNMGLQAAELPAVAVTALARADDRQRALQSGFQEHLAKPYSVAQLVSAVRFARRE; encoded by the coding sequence ATGCATGTCAGCACCGAATCTTCCTCCACGTCGCGCACGCAGGCATCGGACCTGCACTACCGCGAGATCTTCGACAAGATCGACTCCGGTTTCTGCGTGGTGCAGGTGCTGTTCGACGAGGCGCGGCGCGCGGTCGACTACGTGTTCCTGGAGGTCAATCCGGCGTTCGAGCGCGAGACCGGCATGCACGAGGTGATCGGCCGGCGCATGCGCGAGTTGTCGCCGACCCTCGAGGAGCACTGGTTCCGCGTGTACGGCGAGGTGGCGCTGAGCGGACGCTCGGCCAAGTTCGAGAACTCCGCGTCCGCGTTGGGCCGCTGGTGGGCGGTGGATGCGTTCCGCATCGGTGCGCCGGACCGGCACCTGGTCGCCGTGCAGTTCCTCGACATCACCGAGCGCAAGCGCGTGGAGCGCGACCTGGCCGAGAGCGAGGCGCGCTTCAGCGCGCTCGCCGAGGGCCTGCCGATGCCGGTCTGGGTGCTGGACGCCAGCGGCCAGCTGCGTTTCACCAATACCGCCTACGCCGAATTCTTCGGTATCGACCTGCAGGCCGACGACGTGTGGCCGGGCTGGGGCGACGTGTTGCATCCGGAGGATGCCGGCGTGTTCGCCTTCGAGCTGCGCAGCGCGCTGGACGAGCAGCGCAACCTGCGTGCGCTGGTGCGCGCACGCCGCCACGACGGCGAATGGCGCTGGATCGAGATGACCGCGGTGCCGCGCTATTCGGCCGAGGGCGAGTTCATCGGCCTGGCCGGCAGCAGCCCGGACGTCACCGAGCGCCGCGACATCGAACTGGCCCGCGAGCAGCTGCTGGAATCGGAGCGCAGCGCGCGCAACGCGGCCGAGAGCATGGCGCGGCTGAAGGACGAATTCCTGGCCACGCTGTCGCACGAGCTGCGCACGCCGCTGACCACGATCCTCGGCTGGAGCGACCTGCTGCTGCAGCGGCTGCCGCCGGGCGATCCGAGCAGCAAGGGGCTGTCGGTGATCGCCAGCAGCGCGCGTGCGCAGCAGCGGCTGATCTCGGACATGCTCGACCTGAGCAGCATGCTGCTGGGCAAGGTGCAGCTGGAAGTGGAGGCGCTGGACCTGACCGAACAGGTGCGCGAAGCGCTGCGCGCGCAGGAGCCGGTGGCCGAGGGCAAGGACCAGGCGCTGACCCTGCGCGAGCCGGCGCAGCCGTGCCTGGTGCTGGGCGACGCCACGCGCCTGCAGCAGGTGTTCTGGAACCTGTTGTCCAACGCGATCAAGTTCACCCCGGCGCATGGCCGCATCGAGCTGGCGATCGATGTCGATGCCGACGGCGAACACGCCACGGTGGCGGTGCGCGATTCCGGCGACGGCATTGCGCCGGAGTTCCTGCCGCACCTGTTCGGCCGCTTCCGCCAGGCCGACGGCACCACCACCCGGCTGCATGGCGGCCTCGGCCTGGGCCTGGCGATCGTGCAGCAGCTGGTGGAGATGCATGGCGGCCAGGTCAGCGCGGCCAGCGATGGTCGCGGCTGCGGCGCGGTGTTCAGCGTGCGCCTGCCGCTGCACCGCGACCAGCCGGGCAGGCGGCCGCTGCGCGAGGTGCGCGCGTTCGCGATGGCCGAGCAGGTGGTGGAAGCATATGCGCTGAAGGGCATGCGCCTGCTGGCGGTGGAAGACCAGCCGGACATGCTCGACTACCTGCGGCGGCTGCTCGAGGAGCAGGGCGCGGACGTGGTCGCCGCCGGTTCCGCCAGCGAGGCGCTGGCGCTGCTCGACGGCGGCGGCCACAGCCGCTTCGACGTGATGGTCACCGACATCGGCATGCCGGGCATGGATGGCTATGGCCTGATCCGCACGATCCGCGACAACATGGGCCTGCAGGCGGCCGAGCTGCCGGCAGTGGCGGTGACCGCGCTGGCGCGCGCCGACGATCGCCAGCGCGCGCTGCAGTCCGGTTTCCAGGAGCATCTGGCCAAGCCGTACAGCGTGGCGCAGCTGGTGTCCGCGGTGCGTTTCGCGCGCCGGGAGTAG
- the msrB gene encoding peptide-methionine (R)-S-oxide reductase MsrB: MSRFDLTPPTSAERERLIAGLDGEARRVLLQHGTEAPFCGVFLDNKLEGVYTCRLCGLPLFRSSAKFDSGTGWPSFFAPYHPAHVREIRDASHGMIRTEIVCARCDSHLGHVFADGPPPSGERHCLNSVSLQFTEQGQALPNPLRRGGGDSAPA, translated from the coding sequence ATGAGCCGATTCGACCTCACGCCGCCCACGTCTGCCGAACGCGAGCGGCTGATCGCCGGACTCGACGGCGAAGCGCGCCGGGTACTGCTGCAGCACGGCACCGAAGCGCCGTTTTGCGGCGTCTTCCTGGACAACAAGCTGGAAGGCGTCTACACCTGCCGGCTGTGCGGACTGCCGCTGTTCCGCTCCAGCGCCAAGTTCGATTCGGGCACCGGCTGGCCCAGCTTCTTCGCGCCCTACCATCCGGCCCACGTGCGCGAGATCCGCGACGCCAGCCACGGCATGATCCGCACCGAGATCGTCTGCGCGCGCTGCGACAGCCACCTCGGCCACGTGTTCGCGGATGGCCCGCCGCCCAGCGGCGAGCGGCATTGCCTGAACTCGGTATCGCTGCAGTTCACCGAGCAGGGCCAGGCGCTGCCCAACCCGTTGCGCCGCGGCGGCGGCGACAGCGCACCGGCCTGA
- a CDS encoding host attachment protein has translation MSKLPDNTLVVVADRVSARLFRTNLAGQTSLLEQTEVLTPTPIEGVEDGDRPMTMDEAGFVRQLAERLYQSALRSDFEHLVLVADPQTLGQLRPLLHKEVQKRVVSELAKNHARTSRDELEKLLA, from the coding sequence ATGAGCAAGCTTCCCGACAACACCCTGGTGGTCGTCGCCGATCGCGTCAGCGCACGCCTGTTCCGCACCAATCTGGCCGGCCAGACCTCGCTGCTGGAGCAGACCGAAGTGCTGACTCCCACGCCGATCGAAGGCGTCGAGGATGGCGATCGGCCGATGACCATGGACGAGGCCGGCTTCGTCCGCCAGCTGGCCGAGCGCCTGTACCAGAGCGCGTTGCGCAGCGACTTCGAGCACCTGGTGCTGGTCGCCGACCCGCAGACCCTGGGCCAGCTGCGGCCGCTGCTGCACAAGGAGGTGCAGAAGCGGGTGGTGTCGGAACTGGCCAAGAACCACGCGCGCACCTCGCGCGACGAGCTGGAAAAGCTGCTGGCCTAA